In Salinibacterium sp. ZJ70, one DNA window encodes the following:
- a CDS encoding MarR family winged helix-turn-helix transcriptional regulator — MQNESPDLLALENQVCFALAVASRSVNAIYRPLLEPLGLTHPQYLVMLALWQQSPRSVRELGDELELDPATLSPLLKRLESLGYVSRRRSTEDERVLEITVTDAGAALRAQAETIPPRIIERLEMGLDELEALRSSLQRVIAAAR, encoded by the coding sequence GTGCAGAACGAATCCCCCGACCTGCTCGCCCTCGAGAACCAGGTGTGCTTCGCGCTGGCGGTCGCCTCGCGCAGCGTCAACGCCATCTACCGCCCGCTTCTCGAACCGCTCGGCCTCACGCATCCGCAGTACCTCGTGATGCTCGCCCTCTGGCAGCAGAGCCCGCGTTCGGTACGCGAGCTGGGCGATGAGCTCGAGCTCGATCCCGCGACGCTCTCGCCGCTGCTGAAGCGCCTCGAATCGCTCGGCTACGTGTCGCGCCGCCGCAGCACGGAGGACGAGCGCGTGCTCGAGATCACCGTGACGGATGCCGGTGCGGCCCTGCGCGCCCAGGCGGAGACGATCCCGCCGCGCATCATCGAGCGCCTCGAGATGGGCCTCGACGAACTCGAGGCTCTGCGCTCGTCTCTGCAGCGCGTGATCGCCGCCGCGCGCTGA
- the msuE gene encoding FMN reductase, which produces MTKPIRVVGVSGSPTDPSRTTALVRRVSGAFAEQLGGEVEVIELATVLPSLARGGYRSNLGQPALDALESVEQADLLVVGSPAYRATYSGLFKLFFDYVGQYTLVDTPVVLTATGGSDRHALLVEHQMRPLFGFFQALTLPLGIFANERDFTDYRVTSADLDERIATSISRALPLVQSRIAINAEAERAEALAAS; this is translated from the coding sequence ATGACCAAGCCGATCCGAGTCGTCGGGGTGAGCGGAAGCCCCACCGATCCGTCACGCACGACCGCGCTCGTGCGGCGCGTGTCGGGGGCGTTCGCCGAGCAGCTGGGCGGCGAGGTGGAGGTCATCGAGCTCGCCACGGTTCTGCCGTCGCTCGCGCGCGGCGGCTACCGGAGCAATCTCGGCCAGCCGGCGCTCGACGCACTCGAGTCGGTGGAGCAGGCGGATCTGCTCGTGGTCGGCTCCCCCGCGTATCGCGCCACCTACTCGGGGCTGTTCAAGCTGTTCTTCGACTACGTGGGCCAGTACACGCTCGTCGACACCCCCGTCGTGCTCACGGCGACCGGCGGCTCGGACCGCCACGCTCTGCTCGTCGAGCACCAGATGCGGCCGCTGTTCGGGTTCTTCCAGGCGCTCACGCTCCCGCTCGGCATCTTCGCGAACGAGCGCGACTTCACCGACTACCGGGTGACGAGCGCGGATCTCGACGAGCGGATCGCGACCTCGATCTCACGGGCGCTCCCGCTCGTGCAGAGCCGCATCGCGATCAACGCGGAGGCTGAGCGCGCGGAGGCTCTCGCAGCGAGCTGA
- a CDS encoding oxygenase MpaB family protein, which translates to MRRGPGIEPWRSRLLIMFSGQPDGLPPWVRALEDGDDAGYFGSGSAAWHVHGSLATIVAGIRALLMQALHPGAMAGVHDWSRYREDPLGRLSGTIRWILSVTFGSSEQARAESARVGRFHDRVQGEYPEGDGVTRAYSAHDSDLLEWVHLAFADAFLGAAEVWDPRIPGGADRYVAEWATAGELVGVVDAPRSEAELRGRLRELRESGALRHDERVAEVVRFLRHPPLGRGMGLPYAVLFGGAVASLPREFRELLGLRRPWWPAITFTRIALRVVARILGQRSTSVDAAERRLARLRREGRQTEPVPWARGGDPRGDLQHEVTN; encoded by the coding sequence ATGAGGCGCGGTCCCGGCATCGAACCCTGGCGTTCGCGCCTGCTCATCATGTTCTCGGGTCAGCCGGATGGGCTGCCGCCGTGGGTGCGCGCGCTCGAAGACGGCGACGACGCGGGCTACTTCGGCAGCGGATCGGCCGCCTGGCACGTGCACGGGTCGCTCGCGACGATCGTCGCCGGCATCCGCGCACTTCTCATGCAGGCGCTGCATCCCGGTGCGATGGCGGGCGTGCACGACTGGTCTCGCTACCGCGAGGATCCCCTCGGACGCCTCTCGGGCACCATCCGCTGGATTCTGAGCGTGACGTTCGGCTCGAGCGAGCAGGCCAGGGCCGAGTCGGCGCGAGTGGGCCGCTTCCACGACCGCGTGCAGGGCGAGTATCCGGAGGGCGACGGGGTGACGCGCGCGTACTCGGCCCATGACTCCGACCTGCTCGAGTGGGTGCACCTCGCCTTCGCCGACGCGTTCCTCGGGGCCGCGGAGGTGTGGGATCCGCGGATCCCGGGCGGCGCCGATCGCTACGTCGCCGAGTGGGCGACCGCGGGGGAGCTCGTCGGCGTCGTCGACGCTCCGCGGTCGGAGGCGGAGCTGCGCGGGCGTCTGCGCGAGCTGCGGGAATCGGGAGCGCTGCGCCACGACGAGCGCGTGGCCGAGGTCGTGCGGTTCCTGCGGCACCCTCCGCTCGGTCGCGGCATGGGCCTGCCCTACGCGGTGCTGTTCGGGGGCGCGGTCGCGTCGCTCCCCCGCGAATTCCGCGAGCTCCTGGGGTTGCGTCGGCCGTGGTGGCCAGCGATCACGTTCACCCGGATCGCGTTGCGTGTGGTCGCCCGGATCCTCGGTCAGCGCTCGACATCCGTGGACGCCGCGGAACGGCGCCTCGCCCGCCTGCGCCGGGAGGGGCGCCAGACCGAGCCTGTGCCGTGGGCGCGGGGCGGTGACCCGCGGGGCGATCTGCAACATGAGGTCACGAACTGA
- a CDS encoding DUF4349 domain-containing protein, translating into MTQRRLLPLFAASAIAAVLLSGCSSSGGASDAGAWTEYAVEAEGSDAASLDADGADRDLVVTGTVTMTVDDPIDAANEARDLVVSAGGRVDAREQSAPRDGHSGTAQLQLRIPADELEGVLDQLGDLGRIDDTSTQSVSVGTQQRDIEARMTTLRTSIARYTTWLATAQTTSDLIELEGAISQRQIELESLEAQQRTLADQVAFSTIELHLYSDDTSPVATGPSDFGSALVVGWEAFAAFWIGATVVLGVLLPWLLLLGATGAVVILIVRARRRRDGAGPSTEPGHSTPA; encoded by the coding sequence ATGACCCAGCGACGCCTTCTCCCCCTCTTCGCCGCTTCAGCCATCGCCGCTGTGCTGCTCTCCGGCTGCTCGTCGAGCGGCGGCGCGTCGGACGCCGGCGCGTGGACCGAATATGCGGTGGAAGCCGAAGGCTCGGATGCGGCGAGCCTGGACGCGGACGGCGCCGACCGCGACCTCGTCGTCACGGGAACCGTCACGATGACGGTCGACGACCCGATCGATGCCGCGAACGAGGCACGCGACCTCGTCGTGTCGGCCGGGGGGCGCGTGGACGCGCGCGAGCAGTCGGCCCCGCGCGACGGGCACTCCGGCACCGCCCAGCTTCAGCTGCGCATCCCCGCCGACGAGCTCGAAGGCGTGCTCGATCAGCTCGGCGACCTCGGACGCATCGACGACACCTCGACGCAGTCGGTCAGCGTCGGCACCCAGCAGCGTGACATCGAGGCCCGCATGACGACGCTCCGCACATCGATCGCGCGCTACACGACGTGGCTCGCGACCGCGCAGACCACCTCCGACCTCATCGAGCTGGAGGGTGCGATCTCGCAGCGCCAGATCGAACTCGAGAGCCTCGAGGCGCAGCAGCGGACCCTCGCCGATCAGGTGGCTTTCTCGACGATCGAGCTGCACCTCTATTCCGACGACACGAGCCCCGTTGCGACGGGCCCCTCCGACTTCGGCTCTGCCCTCGTCGTGGGGTGGGAGGCGTTCGCCGCCTTCTGGATCGGCGCGACGGTCGTGCTGGGCGTGCTGCTGCCGTGGCTTCTGCTGCTGGGGGCGACCGGGGCGGTCGTGATCCTGATCGTGCGGGCGCGACGTCGGCGCGACGGCGCGGGACCTTCGACCGAGCCGGGACACAGCACTCCGGCCTAA
- a CDS encoding alpha/beta fold hydrolase, which translates to MGWNPFKRAPLLHVAGDVGSGPVVIMIHGIASSSVTFHNVVPLLETRYRCITIDLLGFGESPAPLDCAYKLEDHVAALDRTIRSLRLRGPFVLVGHSMGALIGTRYAARNRRRVKRLVLVNPPIYINPRALSGEYERTLQDLYLRVYRFMRENPQLTQRQAGILSKLTPIPNVLEVTAENWVPFVRSLENTIESQTTISDLAFLDAPVEIVYGTLDQFASPGGIRIAERLRGVNVTRVRASDHLVGKRLARAVAAAVDDDE; encoded by the coding sequence ATGGGGTGGAATCCGTTCAAGCGCGCGCCATTGCTGCATGTGGCCGGCGACGTCGGATCCGGCCCCGTCGTCATCATGATCCACGGGATCGCGTCGTCGTCCGTGACGTTCCACAATGTCGTTCCGCTGCTCGAGACGCGCTACCGCTGCATCACGATCGATCTGCTCGGGTTCGGGGAGTCGCCGGCGCCGCTCGACTGCGCCTACAAGCTCGAGGACCACGTCGCGGCACTCGACCGCACGATCCGCTCGCTCCGACTGCGGGGGCCGTTCGTGCTCGTCGGGCATTCGATGGGGGCGCTCATCGGCACGCGCTACGCGGCGCGAAACCGGCGCCGTGTGAAGCGGCTCGTGCTCGTGAACCCGCCCATCTACATCAACCCGCGCGCGCTCTCCGGAGAATACGAGCGCACGCTCCAGGATCTCTACCTCCGGGTCTACCGCTTCATGCGCGAGAACCCGCAGCTCACACAGCGGCAGGCGGGCATCCTCTCGAAGCTCACCCCCATCCCGAACGTGCTCGAGGTGACGGCCGAGAACTGGGTGCCGTTCGTGCGCTCGCTCGAGAACACGATCGAATCCCAGACGACGATCTCCGATCTGGCCTTCCTCGACGCGCCGGTCGAGATCGTCTACGGGACGCTCGACCAGTTCGCCTCGCCCGGCGGCATCCGGATCGCAGAGCGCCTCCGCGGAGTGAACGTCACGCGTGTGCGGGCGAGCGACCACCTCGTGGGAAAGCGCCTCGCCCGCGCGGTCGCCGCTGCGGTGGACGACGACGAATGA
- a CDS encoding aldo/keto reductase — MHTRTLGRTGRDVSVIGLGTWQLGADWGEVSEADAHAVLDASWEAGVTFFDTADVYGDGRSETLIASWRAARPDADVMVATKMGRRVDQIPENYVLENFRAWTDRSRANLRVDTLDLVQLHCPPTPVYGSDEVFDALDTLVEEGAIANYGVSVERVEEALAAIARPRVASVQIILNAFRLKPLDDVLPAAQEAGVGIIARVPLASGLLSGRYTKDTTFSADDHRTYNRHGEAFDQGETFSGVDYAEGVEAAQEFAALAAEAGLAPATAALAWVAQLPGVSTVIPGARNVAQAQSNAAAGSVGPLGEDFTASVREIYDRRFRAAVHPRW; from the coding sequence ATGCACACGCGCACCCTCGGCCGCACGGGCCGCGACGTCTCGGTCATCGGTCTCGGAACCTGGCAGCTCGGCGCCGACTGGGGTGAGGTGAGCGAGGCCGACGCCCACGCGGTTCTCGACGCGAGCTGGGAGGCGGGGGTCACCTTCTTCGACACCGCCGACGTGTACGGGGACGGCCGCAGCGAGACGCTCATCGCGTCCTGGCGCGCCGCACGCCCCGACGCGGACGTCATGGTCGCCACCAAGATGGGTCGCCGCGTCGACCAGATTCCCGAGAACTACGTGCTCGAGAACTTCCGCGCGTGGACGGATCGCAGCCGCGCGAACCTCCGCGTCGACACGCTCGACCTCGTGCAGCTGCACTGCCCGCCCACGCCCGTGTACGGCTCGGATGAGGTGTTCGACGCCCTCGACACCCTCGTGGAGGAGGGCGCGATCGCCAACTACGGCGTGAGTGTGGAACGTGTGGAGGAGGCGCTCGCTGCGATCGCACGACCCCGTGTCGCGAGCGTGCAGATCATCCTCAACGCGTTCCGGCTGAAGCCTCTCGACGACGTGCTCCCCGCTGCCCAGGAGGCCGGCGTCGGGATCATCGCACGCGTGCCGCTCGCGAGCGGCCTGCTCTCGGGGCGCTACACGAAGGACACCACCTTCAGCGCCGACGACCACCGCACCTACAACCGCCACGGCGAAGCCTTCGATCAGGGTGAGACGTTCTCGGGTGTCGACTACGCCGAGGGCGTGGAGGCTGCCCAGGAGTTCGCGGCGCTCGCGGCCGAGGCGGGCCTCGCACCGGCGACGGCCGCACTCGCCTGGGTGGCGCAGCTGCCCGGCGTCTCGACCGTGATCCCCGGTGCGCGCAACGTCGCCCAGGCCCAGTCCAACGCTGCTGCCGGCTCGGTGGGCCCGCTCGGCGAGGACTTCACCGCATCGGTGCGAGAGATCTACGACCGCCGCTTCCGCGCGGCCGTCCACCCGCGTTGGTAG
- a CDS encoding polysaccharide deacetylase family protein: MHARRFLSWIGAAVVLAVMITVAGLSWSNQGPTVEPASEASSSDTADMSDTTQTTVDEPMDEDATGDPPAEDPPADESDRVVPRQPTSPRSPTQAVTPVTPVTPVAPGPITPRDPVTPTDPTDPTAPTGPTDPTDPTDPTDPTDPTDPTDPTDPPIKTGPLTTISLTFDDGGAGQALAANILSSRGLHGTFFVNSGTVGTSGKLTLPQLRSFLSSGHEIGGHTVTHVDLATVPIDEVARQICNDRSQLIDWGFPARSFAYPFASVTDAVAEVVTDCGYNSGRLLGDIRSRFGCAECDWAAVLPPVRPSVTYALDQWDDTWGLQDLIDSVLAAEENGGGWVQYTFHDVCTSVCGELDVSTAVLEAFADWLAERGETRNTVVSTVGEAVGGPVAPAVPGPAVPPPGDGNGVVNPDLEIMQNGFPACWQWTPWGDNDATVSIVSPGHSGNHAAQIDVTRWVEGDGKVIPSLDLGSCAPSVATGQSYTLSAWYQSTTVTQFAIYLRTSTGAWEYWTSSPWFASATDWTQAVWTTAEVPPGYTGISFGLNIFNVGTLVTDDYSITVATPPTATALTAEPMAMEAEETLPVAPAQPPAEDPVSDPPVEQPPAEDPPAETTESVPDDAEPVPLEATVPEA, translated from the coding sequence ATGCACGCACGACGCTTTCTGAGCTGGATCGGAGCCGCCGTCGTTCTGGCGGTCATGATCACGGTCGCCGGTCTCTCCTGGTCGAACCAGGGCCCCACAGTCGAGCCGGCGTCGGAGGCGAGCTCCTCCGACACGGCTGACATGAGCGACACCACCCAGACGACTGTCGACGAGCCGATGGACGAGGACGCCACCGGCGACCCGCCTGCAGAGGACCCGCCCGCCGACGAGTCGGATCGGGTCGTGCCACGCCAGCCGACCTCGCCGCGGTCTCCGACGCAGGCGGTCACCCCCGTGACTCCCGTGACGCCGGTGGCACCGGGCCCGATCACGCCCCGGGATCCCGTCACCCCCACGGACCCGACGGACCCGACGGCCCCCACGGGCCCGACTGATCCCACCGATCCGACCGACCCGACTGACCCCACTGACCCGACCGATCCGACTGATCCCACGGATCCGCCGATCAAGACCGGGCCGCTCACGACCATCAGCCTCACCTTCGATGACGGCGGCGCGGGCCAGGCGCTCGCGGCGAACATCCTGTCGAGCCGCGGTCTGCACGGAACCTTCTTCGTGAACTCCGGCACCGTCGGCACCTCCGGCAAGCTCACCCTGCCGCAGCTGCGGAGCTTCCTCTCCTCCGGTCACGAGATCGGCGGTCACACCGTGACGCACGTCGACCTCGCCACCGTGCCGATCGACGAGGTCGCACGGCAGATCTGCAACGACCGCAGCCAGCTGATCGACTGGGGTTTCCCCGCGCGCAGCTTCGCGTATCCGTTCGCCTCGGTGACGGACGCGGTGGCCGAGGTCGTCACCGACTGCGGCTACAACAGCGGTCGGCTCCTCGGAGACATCCGCTCGCGGTTCGGCTGCGCGGAGTGCGACTGGGCGGCCGTGCTGCCGCCCGTGCGCCCCTCCGTCACCTACGCACTCGACCAGTGGGACGACACCTGGGGGCTGCAGGACCTCATCGACTCGGTGCTCGCAGCGGAGGAGAACGGCGGAGGGTGGGTGCAGTACACGTTCCACGACGTCTGCACGAGCGTCTGCGGCGAACTCGATGTGAGCACCGCCGTGCTCGAGGCCTTCGCCGACTGGCTCGCCGAACGCGGAGAGACCCGCAACACCGTCGTCAGCACGGTGGGCGAAGCAGTGGGAGGCCCCGTCGCCCCGGCTGTGCCCGGCCCTGCGGTCCCGCCGCCCGGTGACGGGAACGGCGTCGTCAACCCCGACCTCGAGATCATGCAGAACGGGTTCCCGGCGTGCTGGCAATGGACGCCATGGGGCGACAACGACGCGACGGTCTCGATCGTCTCGCCGGGGCACTCAGGCAACCACGCGGCCCAGATCGATGTGACCCGGTGGGTCGAAGGCGACGGCAAGGTGATTCCGTCGCTCGACCTCGGATCCTGCGCCCCGAGCGTCGCGACAGGCCAGAGCTACACCCTCTCCGCCTGGTACCAGTCGACGACCGTCACCCAGTTCGCCATCTACCTGCGCACCTCGACGGGCGCGTGGGAGTACTGGACCTCGAGCCCGTGGTTCGCGTCAGCGACCGACTGGACTCAGGCCGTGTGGACGACGGCCGAGGTGCCGCCCGGCTACACGGGCATCAGCTTCGGACTCAACATCTTCAACGTGGGCACTCTGGTGACCGACGACTACTCGATCACCGTCGCGACTCCCCCCACCGCGACCGCGCTCACCGCTGAACCGATGGCGATGGAGGCCGAAGAGACTCTGCCGGTCGCACCTGCACAGCCACCCGCCGAGGACCCCGTGTCGGATCCTCCTGTAGAGCAGCCCCCCGCTGAGGACCCGCCTGCCGAGACGACAGAGAGCGTCCCGGACGATGCGGAACCTGTTCCCCTCGAGGCGACGGTGCCCGAGGCGTGA
- a CDS encoding NAD(P)-dependent oxidoreductase, with product MRSVVTGGAGFLGSHLVELLLDLGDDVVVLDDESTGRTANLALVDGHPNLQYVRGSVLDGRGVAAAVRGADRVFHLAAAVGVHRIVDRPLEGLRINVHGTENVLDACVAHGARLLLVSTSEIYGKNTADALSEDSDRVLGSPLKARWTYAAAKGLDESFAHAYAQEYGLEVAIARPFNTVGPRQTGRYGMVVPGLVGQALREEPLTVYGDGEQSRCFSSVRDVVPAFVRLVEERRAFGRAVNLGGGTEISIKHLAERIIEITGSRSTIRFVPYEEAYGAGFEDMRRRVPDNSLARELIGFVPATSIDEIIWSVASTLGSDDRVMRFPHPASGSPTTLTTTVVAAAATGIPR from the coding sequence ATGCGAAGCGTCGTCACCGGCGGAGCCGGTTTCCTGGGCAGTCACCTCGTCGAGCTTCTGCTCGATCTCGGCGATGATGTCGTCGTCCTCGACGATGAGAGCACGGGGCGCACCGCGAACCTCGCGCTCGTCGATGGGCATCCGAACCTGCAGTACGTCCGAGGTTCCGTTCTCGACGGTCGTGGGGTGGCAGCCGCCGTCCGCGGCGCCGATCGGGTCTTCCACCTCGCGGCCGCGGTGGGCGTGCACCGCATCGTCGACCGCCCGCTCGAGGGTCTGCGCATCAATGTTCACGGCACCGAGAACGTGCTCGACGCGTGCGTCGCCCACGGAGCACGTCTGCTCCTGGTGTCGACGAGCGAGATCTACGGCAAGAACACCGCGGATGCGCTCTCGGAGGATTCCGACCGAGTGCTCGGCTCGCCGCTCAAGGCGCGCTGGACGTACGCCGCGGCGAAAGGGCTCGACGAGTCGTTCGCACACGCGTACGCGCAGGAGTACGGACTCGAGGTCGCGATCGCCCGCCCGTTCAACACCGTGGGCCCCCGCCAGACCGGTCGATACGGCATGGTCGTGCCCGGGCTCGTGGGGCAGGCGCTTCGCGAAGAGCCGCTCACGGTGTACGGGGACGGCGAGCAGTCCCGCTGCTTCTCGTCGGTGCGCGACGTCGTGCCGGCGTTCGTGCGCCTCGTCGAGGAGCGTCGCGCTTTCGGCCGCGCGGTGAACCTCGGCGGCGGCACCGAGATCTCGATCAAGCATCTCGCCGAGCGGATCATCGAGATCACCGGCAGCCGCAGCACGATCCGATTCGTTCCCTACGAGGAGGCGTACGGCGCCGGGTTCGAGGACATGCGACGACGCGTGCCCGACAACTCGCTCGCCCGCGAGCTCATCGGGTTCGTCCCTGCGACGAGCATCGACGAGATCATCTGGAGCGTCGCCTCGACGCTCGGATCCGACGACCGGGTGATGCGGTTCCCCCACCCCGCATCCGGTTCACCCACCACCCTCACCACCACCGTGGTGGCGGCAGCCGCCACAGGCATCCCGAGGTGA